A region of the Sideroxydans lithotrophicus ES-1 genome:
TGGATTTGGGATTTAGCATCCCCGCCAGCTCCGGCGTTGCTACTACCTAAATCCGAAATCCCAGTTCCTAAATCCTGAATGTACCGCACCGCCCAATCGATGATGGTCAGCGTGCGCAGACCAAGGAAGTCGAACTTGACCAGACCGACCGCTTCCACGTCATCCTTGTCGTACTGGCTCACCGTGCTCTCGCTGCCTTCGGCGCAATACAGCGGGCAAAAGTCGGTCAGCTTGCCCGGTGCGATCAACACGCCGCCCGCATGCATGCCGACGTTGCGCGTCAGATCCTCCAGCCGTTCGCCCAGCTCCATCAGCTCTTCCACGCCTTCTTCGCTGGCGATGACGGCATTGAATTCCGGCTCCATCTCGCGCGCCTTCCTCAGCGACACCGGCTTCACGCCTTCCACCGGCACCAGCTTGGAAAGCCTGTCGCACAGACCGTATGGGAAATCCAGCACGCGGCCGACGTCGCGGATCACGCCCTTGGACGCCATGGTGCCGAAGGTGGCGATCTGCGACACACACGCCTCGCCGTAATGATGCCGCACGTACTGGATCACCAGTTCGCGCCCGTCCTGGCAAAAGTCGACGTCGAAGTCGGGCATGGAGACGCGTTCGGGATTGAGGAAACGCTCGAACAGCAGTTCGTAGCGCAGCGGATCGAGGTCGGTGATGCCGAGCGAATACGCCACCAGCGAACCGGCGCCGGAACCGCGCCCCGGTCCCACCGGCACGCCGTTGGGGAATCTCGCATCGCGGAAGGATTTCGCCCAGCGGATGAAGTCGGCCACGATCAGGAAGTAGCCGGGGAACTTCATGTTGATGATGGTGTTGACCTCGAAATCCAGCCGCGCCTGATATTCCGCCATCTTCGCTGCGCGCACCGTTTCGTCCGGATAGAGCTGCAGCATGCGCTGTTCGAGGCCGCGCTGCGATTCGCTGCGCAGGAAATCGTCCAGCGATTCTCCGTTGGGGGTGGGGAAATCCGGCAGGTGCGGCTTGCCCAGCTTCAGCGAGATATTGCAGCGCTTGGCGATCTCCACGCTGTTCTGCAGCGCTTCCGGCAGATCGGCGAACAGTGCCGCCATCTCGGCCTGCGTCTTGAAATATTGCTGCGCAGTGAACTGGCGCTGCCTGCGTTTGTCGTTGAGTACATAGCCCTCTGCAATGCAGACCCGCGCTTCGTGCGCCTTGAAATCGTCGATCGTCAGGAACTGCACCGGATGTGTGGCGACCACCGGCAACGCCAGTTTCGACGCCAGCTTTACCGTATCGCGCAGATGCTGTTCCTCGCGCGCTGCGCCGAAGCGCTGCACTTCAAGATAAAAACGTTGCGGGAACAGGTCGGCGTATCCCAGCGCCACGACTTCGGCACTGCTCGCATTGCCGTTCAGCAATGTCATGCCCACCTCGCCGAGATGTGCACCGGACAAGGCGATCAGGCCATCCGTGCCGTCGCGCAGCCATTCTGTGCGGATCTCGGGCCGGCCGCGGTACTGGTTCTCCAGATAGGCCCGCGTCAGCAGACCGCACAGGCGCAGATAACCCGCGTGGGATTGGCACAACAGCAGCAGGCGGAAAGGCTGGTCGCGCACGGCATCGTTGCTGACATACACGTCGCAACCGACAATGGGCTTGATGCCGGCCCCGCGCGCCTCCTTGTAGAACTTGACCAGTCCGAACACATTGGACAGGTCGGTGAGCGCCAACGCCGGCATGGCATCCGCCTTGGCCGCGCTGACCGCTTCGCCGATGCGCACGATGCCGTCGGCGATGGAATATTCGCTATGCAGACGAAGGTGGACGAAGGAGGGTTGCATGACGCTCGTGATAAAAATCCCGGCGGGATTTTACCACTGCAGAAACGCTGCTCCCCGAAGAAATTGGCCCAATGAACATCGCGGTTGCCTGCGCACGCAGCGGCACCGCTATTGGCGCGCAGGCCAGGCATGGGGCTGCGGTACGTACCCCATAGTGGTGGCATTTGCGCTGCCCGCACAAAATATTATTGCAACTCTTCGGCAACTGCCGGGCATTATTGGCTACACTGCGCGGCTGATATTCAGGTTCACCGAGGCCCGGCTGCAATGTTGCCGGGAAACAGGCTTTATTCGATTGGTCATTCAAGGAGACAAAGCATGAAGCGGGCAGGTGCAATATTGTTGCTGGCGTTTGGAATGAACCTGGCATACGCGGACCCCAGCAGGCTATCGACCCCCAGCGATGCGAAATGGAAACAGGAATGCGGCAGCTGCCATGACGCCTATCCTCCGCGACTGCTGTCGGCGGACAATTGGCGACGCCTGATGTCCAGCCTGGACAAACACTTCGGCGCCAATGCGGAACTCGATGCGCGCGACAACAAGAAGATACTCGATTTTCTGGAACGCAATGCGGGCAGCGGCGAGCGCTACAGTTCATCCACCTTGCGCATCAGCGATACGCCATGGTTCATACACGATCATCGCGTGATCAACAAAAAGGAGTGGACCAATCCCGAGGTGAGAAGTCGCTCTAACTGCTCGGCCTGCCACGGCAGGGTCATACTTGGCGATTGATCCTTCAGGCATCTTGATCGCCTGACGAAATCCGCGAACCATGTCTCTGGCCGGATCTGAAAGACAACGCCCTCGCGTCCATTTCAACAAATCAAAAACCGCCCTCGTGGGCGGTTTTTTAAATTGGCGGAGAGGGAGGGATTCGAACCCTCGGTAGGTTATTCGCCTACGCCTGATTTCGAGTCAGGTACATTCAACCACTCTGCCACCTCTCCGTGACTCTTTACTGCTGATACCACGATATAGCCCGCTACTCTCCGAAAAGTACCTGACCAGGTACATTGGCTACGGCCGCCGCTACGCGGCTTAACCTGCAAGCAGGTTAGCCTTCACCGCAACACGTCCACTACGCAGCCGTGTTGTCAACCACTCTGCCACCTCTCCGAAGGGCGCGCATTTTACCAGCAACATATGAATTTCGGGCAGAATGTTACCCATGCGCAACTTGCTTCCTCTTCAACTCGCGGTCGTCTTCGCGCTGTGCGCCTGGCTCTGGATCAAGACCACTGCCGTCGACCCCCTGCCGGATTGGCGCCAGGGCGAGCTGGTGGTCATCGTGCCGCCCGTCGAGATGGAGACCGAAAACGCCTTCCAGACCGAGCTGGCCGAGCAGTTCGCCCAGCAACTGCAGGTGAAACTGAAGACCATTGCGCTGCCGATAGATCAAAAACTGCCCGCCCTGATGACCCACAAGGCACATCTGGCAACCGGAGTGCGGGAAACGTCAGATTATGCCTTGCGCTTCAGCAAGACCTACCAGTCGCTCGATGAACTCGTGATCTGTCACGGCGCCACGCCGGACGACATCGACAATCTTGCCGGGCGAAAACTGGTCGTGGCCGCCGGATCTTCCCAGGAGACCGCCCTGCGCGAGGTTCAGCGCGAGCATGACAAGCTTTCCTGGAAATCGCGCAGAGACACCTCGCCTGTCGAATTGCTGGAAGAAGTTGCTGACGGCAAGCTGGACTGCACGGTCGCGAACGAGGAACAGCTTGCCACTGCGCGCAACTTCTATCCGGAGTTGGGCAATGCGCTCGATCTCGACTCCCCATCCGAGCTGTCCTGGGCCTTCCCCGCCAACGGCGATACCAAACTGTATGACGAAGCGCAAGCGTTCTTCACCCAGATCAAGCAGGATGGCACCTTGCGCCGCCTGATCGACCGCTATTACGGTTACAACGAACGGTTGAATGCAATAAATGCGGAAGCCTTCATCACCCAGACGCGCACCCTGTTGCCGCATTACCGGCGCTGGTTCGAGGAGGCGGCAGACCTCACCGGCATCGACTGGCAGACGCTGGCCGCACTTTCCTACCAGGAATCGCACTGGGACCCCAATGCCACGTCGTACACCAATGTACGCGGCATGATGATGCTGACCGAGGAGACCGCCGACCGCATGAATGTGGAGAATCGCCTCGATGCGCATTCCAGCATCCTGGCCGGGGCACGTTATCTGCAACTGCTCAAGGAACAATTGCCGCTGCGCATGAACGAGGATGACCGGCTATGGATGGCGCTTGCGGCCTACAACCAGGGCATGGGCCATCTGGAGGATGCGCGCATCCTGGCCAGCCAATCCGGACTGGATCCGGATGTATGGTCGGACGTCAAGCGCATGCTGCCGTTGCTCTCGCGCCCGTCTTTCTACAAAAAGGCCAAACGCGGCAAGGCGCGCGGAGGGGAAGCCGTAATCCTGGTCGAGACTGTGCGCCTGTACAGCGACATGCTGAGACGACTGGATGCGCAGGACTCGTTGTATCAGTTGCCGCCGATCATGAAGCACGGCATCCTGGACGGCCTGATCAAACTGCCTTAGCGTCGCTCCGACAGCAGAAAACGGTTGATCTCCAGTGCGATGAGCGACGGCGCAAAGCCGGGGCTGATCGCCAGGAGCTTGTTCAGCAGTCCCGGTACCACTACCCCGCTGCCCCGCTGCATCCCCCGATATCCCTTGCGAGCCACCACGCTCGCCGCCATCGGCCTTGTCCAATGGAACAGCAGTGTGTGCTGTGCCCTCGCGGTCTGCTCGAACCCGGTGCTTGTCGGACCCGGGCATAGCGCCGTCACACTCACGCCGGTTCCACGCAATTCGCGGCGGATAGCGCGCGAGAAAGACAGCACATAGCTCTTGCTTGCGTAGTACACCGCCATGCCGGGGCCGCCCGGCTGGAATCCGGCCAGCGAAGCGACGTTGAGTATCTTGCCGCACTTTCTTTCGATCATGCCGGGCAACGCATAGCGCGTCAGTGCAGTCAGCGTGGAGATGTTCAGATGGATCATGCGCTCGACGACTTCGGGCAGTTCTCCGGCGAAATCGCCGGCATCGCCAACGCCCGCATTGTTGACCAGCACGTCGATGTCGGGCGTGATATCGCTGATCGCCTGCCATAGCGTCTTGCCTGCATAAGGTTGGGCGATGTCCATCTGGATGATATGCATCGTCGTACCATGCGACCCGCCAAGTTCCTCGGCCAATTCCTGCAGGCGTTCTGCCCTGCGTGCCGCTACGATCAGATCGTATCCGTCTGCCGCGAACAATCGCGCCAGCTCCATTCCGATGCCGCTGGAAGCACCCGTGATGACTGCTGTCTTTTTGCCCATATCGATCTCCATGATTTCACGGCAGGGCGATCTTCAGCCCGACAGTGATGCTGCGCGTGTACAGCGCCGAGAATTCCTGGCGCGCATTGCCGACTGGCTGTACCGCCAATCCGTAAACGCTGAGGTGCGGGGTGATCGTCGTCTCGCCATAGGCCGCCAGTTCGTTGCCGTTGTCGGTGAAGTTGCGCGTATACATCAGCCGCCAGTAACCGGTCTCGCTCATCATGTTCGCCTGCCACACCACATGCAGATAGTCGCGCCCGAGCAGGCGCGGCATCAGGCCCAGCGGCAAGCCGAATTGCGTGATGGCGCGCTCGAAATAGGCGCGCTCCTCCGCTGCAGTGTAGCCGTGGCCATCATGCAGATATTCGGTGTTCAGCGACGTGCCGTTCTCGAAGGTGTAGGAGGAACCGAGCAGCAGCGCACTGGCACGCGAAGATGGCGATTGCACGGCATAGGGCTGCGTCGCATCGGCAGGCGACCCCAACGCCACCGGCAACACCGAAGAACCGAACTCCCCGTACAGCATCAAGGCGTCAGTGGCAGTGTACTGCCCGTGCGCGCCATAGAAGGCACCCAGATGTGGCGCCTTGACCGCAACCAGTCCCCAGGCGAGCGCGTCCTCGCGCCGGTCGATCTTGCCCAGCCAGCTGTCGCGCCAGGCATCCGGCTGCACCGCGCCATAACCGGATCGCACCACCCGCGCCAGCGTCATGCCGTTCTGCATGTCCGGCGTCCAGGAAAGTTTCACCACATCCATGCCGACCAGCTCGCGCATGGGATCGGTGCGCCCGTTGTCGAAATAGAACGGGCTGGACGGCGAGCGGAACTGCCCCGCGCCCCAGTTCAGCACATCGCGCCCGGCTGCGACGTTCCATCCTTCCGCCGCGCGCACGCGCACCTGCCACAGGCTGAAATAGCCCTCGCCATGCTGCTGCGTAGCGAAGGCGTTGCCCGTCTCGCGCACCAACCCGATGGGACGTGCAGTCACACGCACCGTATCGTTCTCGGCCTTGAGGTTGAGGCGCAGTTCCGCGGTATCGCTGCGCTGCGGCAACTGTGCGATCCGGTTGTAGGGGTTCAGCACGCTGTCGTCGCGCAACACGGTGCTGTTGGCGTAACCGTAGAGCGTCCCGTCCCACGAGGTGCGCCAATCAGCGTCGTCTGCGGAGGCGCATGTCGCGGCGGAAATGAGCGAGATGAACCACAGAAGCTTAACGCACGACCGCATGACGATGCCCATCTACCCAGTATCCCCACAGCACCAACAGCCACTGCGCCTGCCCCACCCACGCGATGGCTTGGGCGCCGGGAGGCGGCGCACCGAACAGGTTGCCGGCATAGATAAGCACGAGGAAAGCGACAAGCCCGCGAAATCCCCAGCGCCCGCTCGCATCGGCAGCCGTCGTGAATCGCGCATACAGCCACACGCCGGCAGCAAACAAGGAACCTTCCACCAGCAGAGTGAGTGGCAGCGACGACCATACATCCAGCCCGAGACGCATGGCACTCCCCGGATACAGAGACAGGTCGGGCTGATGCACGATTACGTCGAGCAGCCAGTGGCTGACCACCAGCGCGCCAAGGACCAGCGCGTTTTTCGTCTCGCGCTTCAACCAGAAGTGCAACCCGCCGATCAGCACGGCCCAACCCAGCACCGCCAGCAGGCTGTGCGAAATGGGGTAATGCACGAACAGCAAGGGCGTCACTGCTGTCGCACCCGGCACGATACGGACCTGTTCCAGACCGAGCAGCAACAGGGTCGGCCAGAGCAGGTCAAGGAACTGTGCCGCCAGGAACAAGGTCCCCAGCGAAACTTTGGGAGCGACGGATTTTGCGCCGAAGCCGACGCCGAAGTGCCCGATGAACATTATTGCATCTGCCCCAGATCGAATTCGGACGGCCTGATCTTCTTCACGGTTACCGTACCGAACGTCATCGTGGTCTCGGCATCGACCAGCGCATCGCGTATGGTCATCTTGCTGATGAACGGGATGCGCTTGCCGTCATGCTCGAAGGTGTTGCCGTATTCGAACAGCGCCGTCTTGAGCAGTTTGCCGCTCACCGAATAGAACTCCGCCTTGACGCCGACCACGCGCTTGACCGATACCCAGTAGCGGATCTTGTCGTAAGTGGTGCGTTTGTGTTTCGCGGTGAGATCCAGCACGTAACACGGCTCGCCTTCCACCGTCTCGGTTCCGCTCATCTCCGCATCGTAATCGCCCGCATAGTTGGTCGCGGCGATGTCACCGTTCGACGCCTGCCCGCTCATGCGCTGGCGCGGCGAGATGGGAATGGGCTTGGACAGGCCCGGGCGCGTCATCCACATGTTGCGCTCTACCTGCAGGATCTTCGATCCCCTGAAGCGTACCGGCTCCTCGGTTTCCGCCACGCTGGAATCGTCCACTGCCTTGACCAGGATGCGCTGCGGCTCGTCGCTGCGGTCGCCGTCGCGCGACAGCAATTTGATCTCCCATTCGATGCCGGGCAGACCGCCGCCGCGCGCCTGGTCGGATCTCGTCAGGATGGTGTGTGCATCGGGTGCAGCGAATGCCGCACCGCTCAGTAGCAGCAAACCAAACATACCTGCCTGAAATTTCGCTCTCATAGTAAATCCTTAAAAGACCTGATTGCCACAGAGAACACAGAGTTCACAGAGATATCCGGCGAGATGAACGACTTTCTCTGTGTGCTCTGTGATCTCTGTGGCTTGAATTGCTTTTGTCCTTAGTTCATACATGACCCAGTGCATCGATGATGTCCTTCTTCGCCGCACGGCGCGCGGGCATGTATGCCGCCAGCGTACCCACCACGCCCATCAGCACAAAGGTGAAGATGGTGCGCCCGACATCCAGGTCTACCAGTAGCGGCACAGGGCTTGCGCTGTTGGGCGGGATGTAGGAGATGTTCGCCGCATTGACGCCCCAGCGCACCAGCAGCGAGATCAGCAGCCCGGTGATGCAGCCGAACAACGTCAGCAGCATCGACTCCAGGGTGAACAGCCGTATCACGCCGCTGCGCTTGAGGCCGATGGCGCGCAGCGTGCCGATCTCGCGCGTGCGCTCGACCACGGTCATGCCCATGGAATTCGCCACGCTCATGATGACCACGGTGAGCACGATGGAGAAGATGAAGCCGAAGATCATGTCGAACATGCCGTGCACCTGATTGTAGAAATCCGACAGTTCCTGCCAGGTCAGTATCTCGACATCGAAGCCCGCCGCTTTCAGCTTCGCCTGCAAGCGGTCGCGCATCGCCGCGGTCTGGTTCACATCGTCGAGCAGGATGGTCAGGCGCTGCGCGCGCCCCGCCGCATCGAGCAGGTTGCGCGCCAGCGCCAGCGAGACGAAGGCGAACTTGTCGTTGCTGCCCGCATTGCCGGTGTTGAAGGACTTGCCCAGCGTGACATCTGCCGCATTGGCCTGACCGCTCAGCGTGTTCACCAGCACCTGCGCGACCTCGCCTTCCTTGAGGTGCAACATCTCGGCCAGCCCCTCGCTCAGGCTGACCACCTCGGGCCGATCCTTGTCGAGGCGCATCTTCATGTTGTCGAACATGCCGCTCTTGCGTTCGGCCTCGGTCAGCGAGCCCTCGCGCAGCTTCACCACCGCTTCCGGCTCGATGCCCTCGGCGATGAAAATGGTACTGGCGCGGCCATTGCTGATCAGCCCGCTCATCCCCAATCGCGGCGCGACCAGCCTGACGTGCGGCTCCTCCTGCACCAGCCTGGTGATATCGGCAACTTCCTGCGCGGTAAGCAGATAGCGCTCCGGATCGAGCTTGCCTTCCTGGCGCATGCCCTTCTTGTACAGCGTCAGGTGGCCCAGCATCTCGCCGTGTATGGACTGGCGACCGAGACCGTCGTAGACGTTGTGGGTGTAACCCGCGAACAGCGCGATGGCGGAGAAACCGAACGCGATGGCAAGCAGCGTCACCATCGAGCGGCGGCGGTTGCGCAAGAGGCCGCGCAGGGCGAGCTTGAACATGTTCTTCATGCCGTCACCTCGTCGCTGACGATGTTGCCGTCTCTTAGCAGAATCTTGCGATCCACGTGGTCCAGCAGGCGCTGGTCGTGCGTGGTGAACACGAAGGTCACCTTGCGCGCGCGGTTCATCTCGCGCATCAGTTCCACCACCATGCGGCTGTTCTCGGAATCCAGGTTCGCCGTCGGCTCGTCGGCGATGACCAATCTGGGATTGACCACCAGCGCGCGGGCGATGGCCACGCGCTGGCGCTGGCCGCCGGACAACTTGTCCGGCACGGAATCCCTGAACCGTTCCAGTCCCACATCCACCAGCGCGGCAGTAGCACGTTCGCGCGCCTCGTGTTCGGCCACACCCTGTATCTGCAACGGCAGCATCACGTTCTCCAGCGCGGAGAGCACCGGCACCAGATTGAAGTTCTGGAACACAAAACCGAGTTTCTGGCTGCGAAACTCGGTGAGCGCGTCGTCATCCAGCACGCGCGTATCCTGCTCGTCGAAATGCACCTCGCCTTCGGTCGGCGCATCGATCAGGCCGATGATGTTCATCAGGGTGGATTTGCCGCTGCCGGACGGTCCCCACACGGCGAGAAACTCGCCGGCATGTATGTCGAGCGAGATGCTGTTCAATGCATCGATGGTGGTCTCGCCCAGCTTGAAGCGGCGGCGGATGTTGCGCAGTTTGAGGATCGGCGGATGACTGCTGTTGTCGCTCATGCTCTGCCCCTGTGCAGGTGGATGGATCGAACGGTGGCCAACGGACCTCGGCGCGACCGCAGCCGCGCCGCCGGATCAGCTGGCGTTGATTGAGGTCAGCCCGCCCATGTACGGACGCAGCGCTTCCGGCACCTTCACGCTGCCATCGGCCTGCTGATAATTCTCAAGGATGGCGACCAGCGTGCGGCCGACCGCGAGGCCGGAGCCATTGAGGGTATGCACCAGCTCCGGCTTACCCGCCGCATTGCGGAAGCGCGCCTGCATGCGCCGTGCCTGGAACGCCTCGAAGTTGGAGCAGGACGATATCTCGCGGTAAGTGTTCTGCGCCGGCAGCCACACTTCGATGTCGTAGGTGGTGGCGGCTGAGAAGCCCATGTCGCCGGTGCACAGCTTGACCACGCGATACGGCAGGCCGAGCAGCTTGAGGATGGTCTCGGCGTGGC
Encoded here:
- a CDS encoding ABC transporter ATP-binding protein, with the protein product MSDNSSHPPILKLRNIRRRFKLGETTIDALNSISLDIHAGEFLAVWGPSGSGKSTLMNIIGLIDAPTEGEVHFDEQDTRVLDDDALTEFRSQKLGFVFQNFNLVPVLSALENVMLPLQIQGVAEHEARERATAALVDVGLERFRDSVPDKLSGGQRQRVAIARALVVNPRLVIADEPTANLDSENSRMVVELMREMNRARKVTFVFTTHDQRLLDHVDRKILLRDGNIVSDEVTA
- a CDS encoding metal-dependent hydrolase translates to MFIGHFGVGFGAKSVAPKVSLGTLFLAAQFLDLLWPTLLLLGLEQVRIVPGATAVTPLLFVHYPISHSLLAVLGWAVLIGGLHFWLKRETKNALVLGALVVSHWLLDVIVHQPDLSLYPGSAMRLGLDVWSSLPLTLLVEGSLFAAGVWLYARFTTAADASGRWGFRGLVAFLVLIYAGNLFGAPPPGAQAIAWVGQAQWLLVLWGYWVDGHRHAVVR
- a CDS encoding cytochrome c, translated to MKRAGAILLLAFGMNLAYADPSRLSTPSDAKWKQECGSCHDAYPPRLLSADNWRRLMSSLDKHFGANAELDARDNKKILDFLERNAGSGERYSSSTLRISDTPWFIHDHRVINKKEWTNPEVRSRSNCSACHGRVILGD
- a CDS encoding SDR family NAD(P)-dependent oxidoreductase, which produces MGKKTAVITGASSGIGMELARLFAADGYDLIVAARRAERLQELAEELGGSHGTTMHIIQMDIAQPYAGKTLWQAISDITPDIDVLVNNAGVGDAGDFAGELPEVVERMIHLNISTLTALTRYALPGMIERKCGKILNVASLAGFQPGGPGMAVYYASKSYVLSFSRAIRRELRGTGVSVTALCPGPTSTGFEQTARAQHTLLFHWTRPMAASVVARKGYRGMQRGSGVVVPGLLNKLLAISPGFAPSLIALEINRFLLSERR
- a CDS encoding ABC transporter permease translates to MKNMFKLALRGLLRNRRRSMVTLLAIAFGFSAIALFAGYTHNVYDGLGRQSIHGEMLGHLTLYKKGMRQEGKLDPERYLLTAQEVADITRLVQEEPHVRLVAPRLGMSGLISNGRASTIFIAEGIEPEAVVKLREGSLTEAERKSGMFDNMKMRLDKDRPEVVSLSEGLAEMLHLKEGEVAQVLVNTLSGQANAADVTLGKSFNTGNAGSNDKFAFVSLALARNLLDAAGRAQRLTILLDDVNQTAAMRDRLQAKLKAAGFDVEILTWQELSDFYNQVHGMFDMIFGFIFSIVLTVVIMSVANSMGMTVVERTREIGTLRAIGLKRSGVIRLFTLESMLLTLFGCITGLLISLLVRWGVNAANISYIPPNSASPVPLLVDLDVGRTIFTFVLMGVVGTLAAYMPARRAAKKDIIDALGHV
- the dnaE gene encoding DNA polymerase III subunit alpha, giving the protein MQPSFVHLRLHSEYSIADGIVRIGEAVSAAKADAMPALALTDLSNVFGLVKFYKEARGAGIKPIVGCDVYVSNDAVRDQPFRLLLLCQSHAGYLRLCGLLTRAYLENQYRGRPEIRTEWLRDGTDGLIALSGAHLGEVGMTLLNGNASSAEVVALGYADLFPQRFYLEVQRFGAAREEQHLRDTVKLASKLALPVVATHPVQFLTIDDFKAHEARVCIAEGYVLNDKRRQRQFTAQQYFKTQAEMAALFADLPEALQNSVEIAKRCNISLKLGKPHLPDFPTPNGESLDDFLRSESQRGLEQRMLQLYPDETVRAAKMAEYQARLDFEVNTIINMKFPGYFLIVADFIRWAKSFRDARFPNGVPVGPGRGSGAGSLVAYSLGITDLDPLRYELLFERFLNPERVSMPDFDVDFCQDGRELVIQYVRHHYGEACVSQIATFGTMASKGVIRDVGRVLDFPYGLCDRLSKLVPVEGVKPVSLRKAREMEPEFNAVIASEEGVEELMELGERLEDLTRNVGMHAGGVLIAPGKLTDFCPLYCAEGSESTVSQYDKDDVEAVGLVKFDFLGLRTLTIIDWAVRYIQDLGTGISDLGSSNAGAGGDAKSQIQNPKSFSIENIPLDDKATYDRIFRTANTTAVFQFESRGMKDTLVKAQPDCIDDLIALNALYRPGPMDFIPDYINRKHKREQVILPHPLLEKVVGNTYGIMVYQEQVMQSAQVVAGYTLGGADMLRRAMGKKKAEEMAEQRSIFVAGAAKNGIEEKKANEIFDTMEKFAGYGFNKSHAAAYSLVAYQTAYLKCHYPAAFMASTMTSEMVNTDKVSFFYQDAVQQGLKILAPDINSSCFRFQPVDEKTIAYGLGAVKGTGEAAVENIVAARAAGPFRDLFDFCHRVDKRIVNRRAIEALIRAGAFDSISDHRYQLLASLDAALGSAEQKARAANQNSLFGDDEAHAMPVQMADVPRWKMREQLAQEKTALGFYLSGHPYQEFAAELSNFVKHRLADITPDIVTPAGGNSGYGGGRRNNAKSIVLAGMVSGVRVLQTRRGKMAVVTLDDGSAALEVVVFSELFDSNRTWIRDDELLVVSGKAELDAYSGSMRVTADELYDFASARAAYAKRLDICCSIDDKVRVPQLAELLKPYCGGQCPVQINYRNLIGSVPLSLGEAWQVTLPDELLEGLRAMCGERNVRVIYA
- a CDS encoding outer membrane lipoprotein-sorting protein, coding for MRAKFQAGMFGLLLLSGAAFAAPDAHTILTRSDQARGGGLPGIEWEIKLLSRDGDRSDEPQRILVKAVDDSSVAETEEPVRFRGSKILQVERNMWMTRPGLSKPIPISPRQRMSGQASNGDIAATNYAGDYDAEMSGTETVEGEPCYVLDLTAKHKRTTYDKIRYWVSVKRVVGVKAEFYSVSGKLLKTALFEYGNTFEHDGKRIPFISKMTIRDALVDAETTMTFGTVTVKKIRPSEFDLGQMQ
- the mltF gene encoding membrane-bound lytic murein transglycosylase MltF, whose product is MRNLLPLQLAVVFALCAWLWIKTTAVDPLPDWRQGELVVIVPPVEMETENAFQTELAEQFAQQLQVKLKTIALPIDQKLPALMTHKAHLATGVRETSDYALRFSKTYQSLDELVICHGATPDDIDNLAGRKLVVAAGSSQETALREVQREHDKLSWKSRRDTSPVELLEEVADGKLDCTVANEEQLATARNFYPELGNALDLDSPSELSWAFPANGDTKLYDEAQAFFTQIKQDGTLRRLIDRYYGYNERLNAINAEAFITQTRTLLPHYRRWFEEAADLTGIDWQTLAALSYQESHWDPNATSYTNVRGMMMLTEETADRMNVENRLDAHSSILAGARYLQLLKEQLPLRMNEDDRLWMALAAYNQGMGHLEDARILASQSGLDPDVWSDVKRMLPLLSRPSFYKKAKRGKARGGEAVILVETVRLYSDMLRRLDAQDSLYQLPPIMKHGILDGLIKLP